The Halichondria panicea chromosome 8, odHalPani1.1, whole genome shotgun sequence DNA segment ggaggagacTGTCAAGGAGTCTGCTGGAAATGCCGTAAATGGGTATGTCAGTGTAATGGTATATAATAGATACAAGTATATAATGATATGATTGATGTGTAGAACTTTCTGTTtggaattaattttgtgtgtacTCCCACTTGTTTACTGGATCTCTTTCCTAATACAGGCCTACATCAACTCAAATATCAGCTGAAGGATCAGCCACGACTATTGACAGTGGAGGCAGCTCAACCACCATCAAGTGAGTATAATCATTTATTATAATGTTCATCACCTGACTTGCTCAATCTCCCCATAGGACCACCACCTCTGTGGGTGAGCATGGACCTAACATGGTCATCCACGTTTGTGATGACGCAAAGAAACGTGAGCTCCATGTATGTCTTCTATatctagacacacacacatgcagtttcataattattacatgtagtttcacagtatagtgctatgtatgtacatgcatgcatgcttgcattATCCACATCCTTCAGAGCTCACATTATCCTCACCCTCTCTCCTTGCAGTGAAGAAGGACTTTGTGTGCCCCCGTGAGATCCTAGTGAGGGAGATGCATTACTTTGCCGAGTACCTCTCCTCCTCTGATACACAGCTCTGGGATGAGGTGGACATCAGTGTACACTGTGACGTGCCTGTGTTCGACTGGCTCATGAGGTGAGGGCTGGAGTCAAAGTATTACTAGTACATGCGAAGGTTGGATCTCTATGCACTACTTATGGTAATAGTATTAGGCCAAGCTTACCATCAATGGCAGATATTAAGCGCACTAGCTATTATTTGTTTAGCAGAAATAGTCTCAATTAATGACagcccacacacatgcacgtacacacacacactagataCACAAAGAGAGGTCTGTCGGAGGGTCCGTGTGGTGAGAGACTGGAGGAACCTCTAGAGACCTCCGTCCTAGAGCCTGGAAACGCTATCTCCATCCTCATCTCCTCGGACTTCCTCAAGATGGACACTCTGGTGAGGTCAACTGTAATAAAGGTAGTCAGTGCAATCTAACTAGTACCGGTTACTTTCAAGCATAATTCCAAGACCAGTAATTAACTAGCAAGCTGAGCAAtacatctatacatgtacccacTGCCAGTATTTCTATTTTGGTGTGTTTGCTAAGCATAGCTATATCCGTATGGGAGAGATCATTTTGATTGCCTATAACATTACCTCCAGGTCGAGTTGTGTTTGGATTATTGCCATGACAACCTATCGTGTGTGGTGGCTGCACCCTGTAACATGGGCTGCATCAAGGACAAGCTTATCGCCAGGctggggtcaaagttcactccACTGGAGGCTGAGAATCTGGTAGACAAGAAAGACAAAGTAAAGAGGTGAGAAAAAGGCACAAAATGCACtcaagtgtgtgtacacttTCGTTCCAGTGTAAATTTTAATTAGTCTTCATTATTGACACTTGAAGATTATAATGTGTTTGTGGTATGACttgtactgtgttgtgtgcagtaAGCTGTTCCTCTACCAACTGGAGCAGATGTTCCAACCCTCCAACTCCACACCAGAGTGCCCCAACAGTGGGACCACTCTACACAGGTGAGTCAACCTTTTAGGCAGTATTGAAAATTACAGTGATTGTTTTTGTTGCAGATGCAAACACTGTCAGAAGCTACTCACAATACAACAGTATGATACTCTACACTGCATCACTGAAAGGTCAGTCTCAAGAaatatctacatgcatgtactatatgcAACAAACAgtctgcaaaatattctaaaTGTACCCATGCAGGCTCACGGTGGATCGCACAGGGCGAGTGGTGTTCTCCCACGAGGCAGACTCGTCCTGGGACATCAACAAACACATCCAATCATTGCAGAAACGAGAGGGGCTCACTCCTAGGGACATATActggaggctgtggggggccGTCAACACACTCACCTGTGACCATTGCCGTCAGGTCAGCAGTGAGTACTGCAGAGACTGctgcagtgtgtacatgtagcaccaCCTGACTGAATTAATTTTTCTCGGTTCTAGTTGTACTTTTcctacactgcatgtatagggGTCTCTTTTtaggtgagaattatgctgtcATAATAGACAcctttataacaattatgagaataataggcaggttgAAAAGAGTAataggctgttaacttgaccataaaagaatagcataataggtaataTCTTGAGCATAATctgatgcatgtacattgaacAATACTACATTGTATGAACAGGAGCTCCATAGATATCGCATGACCTTCTGGTATGAATGATCCGATTCTCACACACCTCTTGTGTGTCCCCCAGGTGTTCCAGTGCTGTCAGCTGCCACTCTGTCTCTATCACCCTCGTCCTGCCCTGGGGACGGAGCACCTGTGCTGTAAGAGGCGGGTCAGCGGGTTCTCCCCACTACCACACCCACAGGTGAGGGAGGTGTACACGTATGTAGCTACTACACAATGTTTATGTAATTAAACAATTACTGGCTGCATAGAGTACAAATCTGTTAATAATATTACTCTACCTACAAAGTAATGTGTTTGCCTGTGCATGTTTCAATTAGCTGGCCAGCTAAATTGTAAATTGTACAGTGCTTGTCTATATGAAAAAACACACATGTTAAATGCACTGTTTGTGTATGTAATTTCATCTCGACAATCCCTTACAGACTGGATGTACTTACCGTGATCACATGATATCTACTCACTCCTCACACCAAGACCCAGTCTACACCATTCTCCTACAACTCAGAGACTCTATTTGTGCAGAGCAACTTAAGCGCCTCTCAGAATCAACAGGCACTCCAAACGACACCTCCTCAACTAACCAAAACTGTCTCGAACTAATCTTACTTCGTAGTGAAGAGAGAAAACCTCAACCCTCATCATCTGGGTGTGTGTCAGCTAGCAGCTCGtgtcatatgacatcatcagtctCGGCAGACGGTATCAAGGCATCGTCGAGGCATCCTAGATTTCCACGACaacagtcacatgacctatCAGAGCTAGAGGAGGATGAGGATGATGACCCAGTGGCCAGATCACCACTCCCAGTGTCCACCAGCAAACACAAGAGGGGAAGACTGGTGTGTTTAGAGTCAATAGTGACTGTACACTAAAGATGGTCTGTATTTAATCAAGAGATCGAATTCATTGCAGAGCTTGAACACATATGTACGTACCATTTAAAGTTTCCTGTGAACTATTGGAAGCTTATAATAATAGACACACTATTTGAATGGCCTTTCAGTAGCTAGCCCATTTTTTTGTCTTTTCTAGGCattaactatatacatgttatacaatgtacatgtatttcaagGTATTTTCTTATCCTCTCTTAGTATGGGACTCTCAGACAGAAGAACTCACGACAAGACATGGCACCGTAAGTGATCATGTGATTGTGTGCTTGCTGTGAACTCATTGACTGTGCAGGTTGCCCCCTCCTGTGGAATGGATTTGGGACAGTCGCAAGTCCCAGAGATGGAATCAGGACATGCAAAGGGAAAGTGGTGAGTGCTCGTGCACAGTCCTGGACACTgggaaattttcgttgttctaatacagcgGACACTCTAGTGCTTTAAGTTTACATTTGTTCCAGGCAATACCTTAAGATACATTCAAAGCAACGTTAACATAGCTTTATAGCTAGCAAGAGTGCTGCAGTGAGgattagctataataattttatatagtttttagatagctagtgcaactgtTTAGTCGCACACTGTACTAAGTTTCAAAACAATTTCCAGTCTGATAAATTACAGTACCTTGGTTATttcatattaattttgattgaTCAGTTTGACCATTCTAAACCACATTGAAGTATAGTTCGAGCGCAGGTTCGAAATAGTCGAACTACCCTAAATCCAAATAAGGAGTTGAGCAACCAAAACATGTGCAGAGGACACTAGGGCACACGTTAATTGAATGCACTTTTTTAGCTTTTTTAAGAGACTCACCCCTCCTCTATATAATGCTGCTGTAAACGTTAACACTGCATATTTGGAACTATTTTGAGTGTAGTTTCAGCAAAATGTATGCTAGTTTGCTGTACTGTGTACCGCTCACGAAACTACTATTGTTCTCCCCCTCCACTACTGcctacactgcatgtattttgTACCAAATCAAGATTAAAATATCATGTTTCAGCAAATTTAACCATTACCATAATCATGTGCTATTACTACTGTTTTCTCCCTCCACCCCATGCGCATACAGATGAGAGACGTCTGGCTGCACTGGAGGCCCACTTCTCTCAGAGGCTGACCATCTCTAACAAGACTCGAGAGGTTGGTATGGCCGGGGGAATGTTCTCACGGCTAGAGGCTCAGTTCAGAGCTCAGCAGGCAGCAAGGACTCTACAGCAGGGACAGCACTCCAGAAACATGTAAGTCTATACTACTGTATAAAGTGTATCACGTATTATACATGTTCTGTTTGTTAATTAACCTAAGGCTGCGGTGCGGCGACTCGGGTTATAGTAGTGTGTCAgccagtctgtctgtctgtctgtctgtgcgGCGTTCTGAGCCTGCGCTCACCTGGATGCAATAGCGCTGTGTTTGTACCATAGAtcatagcctcaacacaacaagttagatctatataattatagtagttcTAAATTTTACAGATTTTTGCTTCGCTGTCGAATacaagctaagaagcttgaacctGTGCACGTTGgcttatactgcatgtatatacgcgGCTTTGACTCGAGGCGGTAGACTAAACCCCAAATTAATGCCGAGGGTTTGCATGTCAGCGGTGTATAGTGGGACCATTTTCACACTGCACCTGATTCTTGTAATACCCATTCTAAATTGCTTTATACACGTGATGACACCAttgtcaagggcgtataaaaagagaaagggcatgcaactgactgagagggcatgcaactgacTATCAACCCTACGTTTGAGCAAAAACTAAAGCCACAGAACAGATATACGTactatcaggagtacatgaatattcatgtactcctggtactaTATGTACTATATGTACTATATAGCTGTACACAAAAATCTACTTTTCCACCGCACACTTTAGTTTTTGCTCACAAGCTGTTGCATTccctctctctttttataCGCCTTTGGTATTGTATTCTAGCCATGCATAGATGCCATGTAGCAGACTTCATGTCATCCCATCTCTCTCTCCAGGTCTCAGGGGTCCGGCAGAAGACGCTTTTAATGAGGACAGACTTAATTAATCTATATGAACAAATTCATTTTTTCTGTGTtcgcacatgcatgcatggttacaggTATGAATTAATGATTGacacaaattaatttttatattgGAACGATTTGTTGCTACGTGTATAATTCTTTTATATAAATATACATGACAAGAAAGGTCACATAATTAATTGGCGTtgattcaataattattgctgactgggtacatgcatgtactgtatgtagtgtactgcatgtagtgTATGTAGTGTACGTAGGGGATGATCACATGCTACAAGTTTATCTCTAAAATATATGCGCATATATAGATGTcaccgtgtgtgtgttaattggCGCGGGCACGGAGTACGTGCATGTGTGGTGGATTTATCATTACAtgtaggtcataattatattactgcATGCTGGCTCTTTCAGCCTATAGAAATTATGGCACCATTTATGGTCAGCAGATGCCGGATAAACTCGGGAGACTACCCAGGGTCTTCCCGCAAAGATAAAAGCCCATGATGAAAGCTGCTGATAATAATTAGTCTATGTCAAAAATGCTACCGAGAAATCCCCAGGGTATTTCCCAGGGGT contains these protein-coding regions:
- the LOC135340386 gene encoding SANT and BTB domain regulator of class switch recombination-like, encoding MAYPRSGPASRAVALDLMLRTFMNSADFHTSNPRIWDNIAKLVPGTTPQQCAQRWEELRLTNSTVAGDLSGLTATGRPISSHGRKQISKLVRSMLNQPLNRHAHNSVQDHTHHSTSRPPSVLSERSKNFTESSPSKPLTGVVAERNGGNFVANFCQTMLNGTNSAAVLRGGGQRSGVRVEEEETVKESAGNAVNGPTSTQISAEGSATTIDSGGSSTTIKTTTSVGEHGPNMVIHVCDDAKKLKKDFVCPREILVREMHYFAEYLSSSDTQLWDEVDISVHCDVPVFDWLMRYTKRGLSEGPCGERLEEPLETSVLEPGNAISILISSDFLKMDTLVELCLDYCHDNLSCVVAAPCNMGCIKDKLIARLGSKFTPLEAENLVDKKDKVKSKLFLYQLEQMFQPSNSTPECPNSGTTLHRCKHCQKLLTIQQYDTLHCITERLTVDRTGRVVFSHEADSSWDINKHIQSLQKREGLTPRDIYWRLWGAVNTLTCDHCRQVFQCCQLPLCLYHPRPALGTEHLCCKRRVSGFSPLPHPQTGCTYRDHMISTHSSHQDPVYTILLQLRDSICAEQLKRLSESTGTPNDTSSTNQNCLELILLRSEERKPQPSSSGCVSASSSCHMTSSVSADGIKASSRHPRFPRQQSHDLSELEEDEDDDPVARSPLPVSTSKHKRGRLYGTLRQKNSRQDMAPLPPPVEWIWDSRKSQRWNQDMQRESDERRLAALEAHFSQRLTISNKTREVGMAGGMFSRLEAQFRAQQAARTLQQGQHSRNMSQGSGRRRF